One genomic region from Deltaproteobacteria bacterium encodes:
- a CDS encoding oligopeptide ABC transporter ATP-binding protein OppF (with OppABCD is involved in the transport of oligopeptides; OppF and OppD are ATP-binding proteins): MEDPICEFRAVSKDYAVRHGFFASSTYRIKALDRVNLSVKEGKILGLVGESGCGKSTLARIALGLESPTSGQVLFSGDDIADFDKTRLQNFRRQAQMVFQDPFSSLNPKKTVLKILSEPLKIHRLYSKSHYKERVIRLLKEVGLDEQVLNRYPHEFSGGQRQRIGLARALATNPKMIVADEPTSALDVSIQAQIINLFLDLHERHRLSLLFISHDLPVIQFVSHRVAVMYKGQLMELMPKNAFLQSPNHQITKSPNFHHPYTSLLLSAVPVPDPKTGLKAKRRDHILTCGHEDHRYQNGCAFSPRCSLATDRCRTERPVWTEVARDHFIACHFIQNCA; this comes from the coding sequence ATGGAAGATCCGATCTGTGAGTTCAGGGCAGTCAGCAAAGACTATGCCGTACGGCACGGCTTTTTTGCCTCAAGCACATATAGGATTAAGGCCTTAGACAGGGTTAATCTGTCTGTCAAGGAAGGCAAGATATTAGGACTTGTGGGAGAAAGTGGCTGCGGTAAATCTACCCTCGCAAGAATAGCCCTGGGCCTTGAATCTCCAACAAGCGGGCAGGTTTTATTTTCAGGAGACGATATTGCTGATTTTGATAAAACAAGGCTTCAAAATTTCCGGCGTCAGGCACAGATGGTTTTTCAGGATCCCTTTTCTTCCTTAAATCCGAAAAAGACAGTCCTTAAGATCCTGAGCGAACCTTTGAAGATACACAGGCTATATTCAAAGAGCCATTATAAAGAGCGGGTGATAAGGCTGCTGAAAGAAGTCGGCCTGGACGAACAGGTCCTGAATCGCTATCCGCATGAGTTTAGCGGAGGCCAGCGCCAGCGTATCGGATTGGCACGGGCCCTTGCCACAAATCCGAAAATGATAGTTGCGGATGAGCCGACATCTGCTCTTGATGTCTCTATACAGGCCCAGATCATAAATCTGTTCCTTGACCTCCATGAGAGACACAGACTCTCTTTACTGTTTATCTCGCATGATCTTCCTGTAATACAGTTTGTAAGCCATCGTGTAGCTGTCATGTATAAAGGTCAGCTTATGGAATTAATGCCGAAAAATGCATTTCTGCAATCACCAAATCACCAAATCACCAAATCACCAAATTTCCATCATCCTTACACATCGCTTCTTCTGAGTGCTGTTCCCGTGCCGGATCCAAAGACGGGCCTGAAGGCAAAGAGAAGGGATCATATATTAACATGCGGTCATGAGGATCATAGATACCAAAATGGATGCGCTTTCTCCCCCCGATGCAGTCTGGCTACAGACAGGTGCAGAACAGAGCGCCCTGTCTGGACGGAAGTTGCAAGGGATCATTTTATAGCATGTCACTTCATACAAAATTGCGCCTAA